Part of the Sulfolobales archaeon genome, CACGAAACATCACGGTGAATCTCCAGCTAAGATAGTGTAGGTGATTCCCGTAGACGTATAGTCCGTTATATAGTATAAGCGATCGGTCCCATAGTGTGACTTAGGGCTGCAACGTCTTTGATCGTTTTTGGATGCTTTTATATGAATTCGTGGTTAATACCCTTCAAGGCTATTAGGTATGCTGATGCCATATCCCCAAAAAAGCTTATAAGCCATATAGGCTGAGAACCTTGTTGGCGACCCCGGGTTTCCAAGACCCGTGGCTGAACCGCGGTGAGGGGGCCCGGGGAGACCGTGATGAGCCCGAGGGCGGCTAAAATGAACATAAACGATAATAAAAGACCGCTCTCGGGTGAACGGTCTCTAAATAGCTAAGTATATGTATTATCCCTTGAAGTCTACTGACTATCTCCCTAAGAACCTCTTCTACCTCTGCTCTTTCTCTAAGCTCCTCCAGCTCCTTGATCTCCTGACTGCCTGCTCGATATCCATATGCGTTGCTATGAGATATATAGCTGTATTCTGACCTGGCCTCATCTAGAGATTCCACCACACCCAGAGGGCTCGCCTAGCCCATCCCATGGGTTCATGGGTGGCTGTCGAGCCCAACGGCACGAGGCTCCCATCTAGGGTAAACCTGAATAGGCTTGGAGCAGCGCTCCCATCACCCAGGCGGATCAAAATATATAAGCTTATCCTCTAAGCATCAAAAAGATTTCAGCCCCTCCAGCCGAGCTTGAGATCCTTTATGGTCTCGATATAGCTGGAGGTTTAAAAAGTAGACCCCGGCTAGGGCATATTACTCAGAGTTACCCCTATTATCTAGCTGTGCAACGCCGTACCTCCTGGGATCCTCGACCTCTTTTAGAAGTACATATGCATCGTAGGATCCCTCGGGAAATCTTCTCAAATACTCCGCAATTCCTCCTTGGAGAAGGTTATTACTTAGATAGACCTCAAATGGATAGTCACCCGCGAATTCCCTAGCAAGCCCCACAGCATGGGCTATCCCGAGGGGGCTTGTCCCGGGATATATAGATTATTCTACATTCAAATCTAGAATCATCACTATATCTCTCAATAACCCTCTCAAGGTATAGGTCTCTGTAGGATCGTTATATCTCTAACCCTACAAGAAACTAGATCCTCGAGGATATACTGGGAGACTGGCTTATCGGCTATGGGGATCAGCTGTTTAGAATCGCTAGAGGTGAGAAGTCTAGGCCTGGTTTCAAGCCCGCTACGGAGGATGATACCCTTAACTAAGATCCACAGCTACCCAAGAATTCATAATAAAAAGACATATTTATAATAGATGGATCTAAAAGTCGCGATCCATATAGATCAGCATTCCTGTCTTATCTATAGTAACTCCCTTCACAGATCCTTATCTCCACGTAGTACGAGCCTATTGATAGTGAGCCAAGGATGTCTCTATCGAAGTTCTCAGGGATCTTCTCCCAGGGCTCGATATCCCCTGGAACTACGTAGAAGAGCGGATGAGGCTCAAAGCACCCTTGTTCCACTAAGTCTAAGAACCATTCCCTAGATCTTATATATAGCTTTTTAAGTAGATGTAGAACCTCATATCTAAGCTGTGCATCGCTCACCGGGAGTCTAAGCGAGAGATCTACCAGGCCTCGGTTGAACTTGCTATCGCTAAACCTATAACCCCTTCTCCTTCCCTCCAGCCATATATAATATATATAGGTATTTATTGATCTCAGGGGCTCACGGCTATTCTTAAACCTTGAAAGCTGGGGGTGGTTCCTATAGCCTCTGGTTAAGCCCTCCAAGACTCTGAGAGCAAGTATCGATTCTCTCCAAAGAGCTATCAAGCCTATTGGGTCGAGGTACTCAGGCTTTATACTCCATAACCTCATGTAGATCACCATCTCATTTTATGAAACCACGAAGAGAGAAGATCAAAAGATCCTTGTGTCGCACAGGTACCCACCCATTAAGAATAATTTATAGAACTGCTAGAAAGCCCTTCTTATATATTATATAAATAAATGCTAGAAACCCCATGGTGGAGTTTATTAGGGGGAATCTCCAATATATCTTCTCAACATCGCCTCCTCTTACCAATATATACACAGGGATCAAAGGATAGATTAGAGAGGGAAGCAATAGTATATCACGCCAAACAGCTACTATTGAGGCTACACCCCAGTTAGCTGCACAGAATAAGAGGGCGCCTCTCCAACCCAGAAGAGTCGCAACGGTTCTCAAACCCGCCTTTTTATCATACTCAATGTCCGGGATCGCTGAGAATGCATGCATCGCAGCCGACCAAGATATAGATGCGATCAATATATCTATTCCGGGCACATTGTTCGTATTCTGGGCATACCCAACCAAGAGGGGCATGGCATATAGGGCGTTTGAATATGAATCTAGCAGAGCCTTCGACTTAAGCCTTATAGGCGGAGCACTATATATCGTTGATAAGGCTACAAAGATCCCTAGAAAGATCCTAGATAACCCCTGGAGAAATATTAGAGCCAGAAGAGATATTAGCAGGGATGATGCAATAACCAGCACAAGAACCTTAACCCCTACACTAAGCGAGAGAACCTCCTTAGACCCCTTCTTCGGATTAAGAATATCTGTATCTCGATCAAATAGATCGTTGATCCCATACAGGTAGAAGTTAGCGGGGATCATAAAGTATATCAAGGTGCCCAGAAAGGCGGGGGACATGAGATCATAAAGAGACGCTGAGGATGCGGTATAGCCTAGAAGGTAAGGTCCTGCTGTGTATAACCAAAACCTAGGCCTCGATATAGAGATCAACATCTTCAGATCCATATTATCACCGCGTTGAGAAGACCATATGATATAGATCTTAGCCTCGAAGGCTTAACCCCGGATCTTAAGACCAGTTCCGGCGCTCTATATATCTTCTTTGCAGCCCACTTATATAGATCAGAAGCTGTTTTTATCGGAATGAGATATCTCTTGGGTATATATCTATATCCATGCTCGGCGTCTCTGATCATTTTAAAGAACCTTCTAACCTGGAATCGAATGAACTCTCTGAATTCAGGTGAGCTGCAAAAGCATTCCACCCCGAATCTCTCTAGATCCTCTTTCGGCATGTAAACCCTACCGAGCTTTAGATCCTCTCCTATATCTCTCACCATGTTGATAAATTGATAAGCCCTGCCAAGCTTCATAGCACTTTCATATGAATCTTCGGAGAGCCCCATTATCTTGGCCATGAAAACACCTATTACCTCTGCAGATCCGTATATATACCTGAGAAGCTCTTCGAATGTTTGGTACTCCCTAATATATAGATCCATCTCCATGGAGCTCATGAAAGCCTCTATATGCTCCACCTCAAACCCTCTTCTCCTCGAGAGATCTGCGAAGGCATCTATATACCATATCCCGGTCCTCTCCCCTTCTAAAGCCCTTAGTGTTAGCTCCCATGCTCGATAGAAGTCGTCTACCTTGGGTTCCGGCACATCAACGAGATCATCTATGGTTCTTACAAAGGCATATAGCAAGGCCACATCATCCCTGACTCTTTTGGGGAATAGCTTGCTAGCATAGTAGAATGTCTTGCTACTCTTTCTGAAGATCTCGTAGGCCTCATCGTAGATCATTTTCGATCGCCCTCGCAACAATCTGAGCCGAGGCGAGGACCATGGGGACACCAATGCCTGGATGCACATACTGACCCACGAAGTAGAGGTTATTCACCTTTCTACTCTTGATCGATGGCCTATAATAAGCCGTTTGATCAAATGTATGCCTTAGACCTAGAGCGGTGCCCATAAAAGCATTGTATCTACGCTCGAAGCTCTGGGGAGTGAAGATCATCTTTATACTAGGCTCCAGCCTCAGACCCAGATCCCTTTCAACCCTCCTCACAAGGAGCTCATAGAGATCCGCCCAGTTGGTTCTCAGCCCAGGGGCTACGGGGACTAGAATCATGATCCCGGGCTTATCGGATCCTATTAGGGATAGGGGGTTATGAATATAATATGACGGATTATTTGGTAGCCCGGGGTCTCTGAATATCCTGTGAAAATGCTCCTCCCAGGAATTGATTACTATTATATGATGTGAATCCTTTAACTCTTTCTTCAGACCAAGATATAGTATGAATGCCGATGGAGCTAGCTTCCTCGATAGCCAGTATTCTTCATCATAGCCTCTATATCTCTCCTCAATAAGATCTAGCTCCACATGTGCATAGTCAGCATTAGCTATAACTATATCAGCACGATGATCCCCACATGTGGACTTAACACTCTTTACAACCCCATCCATAATCTCTATCTTCCTAGCCTCACAGCCAGTCAGTATCCTTCCCCCCTTATCGATCACATAGCTCTCTAGAAACCTAGGCACCTCGCTCATACCCCCTTGGGGGTAGTAGACGCCTCCTCGAAACAGCGAGTGGATCATTAGGAGGAGATATAGCGAAGGAAGCTCCCAGGGAGGCGTTCCAAGGAAGAGCGAGTCATAGCCCAACAAGATCTTTGGCTCCTCTCTCTTGAACAACCTGTTAAGCATCTTCTGGGCCGGCTCTATATACCTAAAGATCTTGAATATACTAGGGGTCAGCATGTCCCATGGCCTTCTATAGTCTCTATATAGGAGCTTCTCCACGACAAGCCTATATAGGCCGGTCGATGTATTAAGAATCGATATGAACTTCTCGCCAGACCCCGGCTCGATCTCTTCGAGTCTTGACGCAAGATCCTCTACATCTTGACGAA contains:
- a CDS encoding pyrimidine dimer DNA glycosylase/endonuclease V; the encoded protein is MRLWSIKPEYLDPIGLIALWRESILALRVLEGLTRGYRNHPQLSRFKNSREPLRSINTYIYYIWLEGRRRGYRFSDSKFNRGLVDLSLRLPVSDAQLRYEVLHLLKKLYIRSREWFLDLVEQGCFEPHPLFYVVPGDIEPWEKIPENFDRDILGSLSIGSYYVEIRICEGSYYR
- a CDS encoding prenyltransferase — its product is MDLKMLISISRPRFWLYTAGPYLLGYTASSASLYDLMSPAFLGTLIYFMIPANFYLYGINDLFDRDTDILNPKKGSKEVLSLSVGVKVLVLVIASSLLISLLALIFLQGLSRIFLGIFVALSTIYSAPPIRLKSKALLDSYSNALYAMPLLVGYAQNTNNVPGIDILIASISWSAAMHAFSAIPDIEYDKKAGLRTVATLLGWRGALLFCAANWGVASIVAVWRDILLLPSLIYPLIPVYILVRGGDVEKIYWRFPLINSTMGFLAFIYIIYKKGFLAVL
- a CDS encoding phytoene/squalene synthase family protein; this translates as MIYDEAYEIFRKSSKTFYYASKLFPKRVRDDVALLYAFVRTIDDLVDVPEPKVDDFYRAWELTLRALEGERTGIWYIDAFADLSRRRGFEVEHIEAFMSSMEMDLYIREYQTFEELLRYIYGSAEVIGVFMAKIMGLSEDSYESAMKLGRAYQFINMVRDIGEDLKLGRVYMPKEDLERFGVECFCSSPEFREFIRFQVRRFFKMIRDAEHGYRYIPKRYLIPIKTASDLYKWAAKKIYRAPELVLRSGVKPSRLRSISYGLLNAVIIWI
- the crtI gene encoding phytoene desaturase family protein: MKRILIVGGGVGGLAVGALLLRKGYDVTIIEKNNNVGGRASYLYVDGHGFDMGPTWYMMDDIYRNYFYELGVLPRYYRRLRALDPMFSIYINGMRIDVRQDVEDLASRLEEIEPGSGEKFISILNTSTGLYRLVVEKLLYRDYRRPWDMLTPSIFKIFRYIEPAQKMLNRLFKREEPKILLGYDSLFLGTPPWELPSLYLLLMIHSLFRGGVYYPQGGMSEVPRFLESYVIDKGGRILTGCEARKIEIMDGVVKSVKSTCGDHRADIVIANADYAHVELDLIEERYRGYDEEYWLSRKLAPSAFILYLGLKKELKDSHHIIVINSWEEHFHRIFRDPGLPNNPSYYIHNPLSLIGSDKPGIMILVPVAPGLRTNWADLYELLVRRVERDLGLRLEPSIKMIFTPQSFERRYNAFMGTALGLRHTFDQTAYYRPSIKSRKVNNLYFVGQYVHPGIGVPMVLASAQIVARAIENDLR